The proteins below come from a single Juglans regia cultivar Chandler chromosome 12, Walnut 2.0, whole genome shotgun sequence genomic window:
- the LOC109007158 gene encoding uncharacterized protein LOC109007158 isoform X3 has translation MYIGCEYGMISVLKYDAEGRNITQLPYCVSTNIIAEAAGLSLEDHLPIAGVLHQPCSPGNRLLIAYQNGVMVLWDASEDCTVLIRGYEDLLLKDKTVVHCPKDTRQEQSDDVSDDREMDKEISSLCWASNNGSVLAVGYVDGDIMFWNLQNTAAATDQKAEKSFNNVVKLQLSSASRRLPVIVLHWAMNRSANDCEGQLFVYGGDEVGSEEVLTILSLDWSSGIESMQCIGRVDLTLDGFADMVLLPSSGRTENGTMSLAVLTSPGKLHIYDNNCLSALISQKEKKASAVALQYHMIIPTLDPYMTVAKLGLVSRDGKFSKALSEAASAAKIYAAHTPDMGGTKWPLTGGVPSQLLDSEDCYIERLYIAGYKDGSVRVWDATYPVLSLIYLLGSEVNGINIAGTSASISALDFCSKTLSLAIGNECGLVLLYKLMHSSDDTILHFVTETENEVYNLHQGEGPHCSAVFSLINSRICTLQFANFGSRLAVGFECGRVAMLDISTQSVLFVTECVTNSSAPVISLAVKTFSDTNVINSPEDSESKTSKNLGQELVFVMTSNAHIIVMDSETGNMVSSWSMNPEKDSAAISMYMIDGSNFIPDVSNKKHSLNLHPKSEDKGESAQSNLQSGSTPHEVQLETSSEIACFGLQSMSLFFLLCCEDALLLYPLKSMTKGDREPIGKVSLVKPCCWTTTFKKDEKECGLVVLYQSGVIEIRSLPTLEVLRETSLMSILRWNFKTNMEKTMFSSHNGQIILVNGCELAAVSILANENDFRIPESLPSLHDKVLQAAVDASIITSPNQKNRQDVAPGLLGGVIKTFKAIREAHNADLTVAHKNNFSHLESLFSTPPFLKPPAALANDQDIVELNIDNIQIDEPMAVSSSFQKSNNDGRVKGTERERLFEGASTETTPRLRTAEEIKAKYRKAGDASSAAAQARDKLVERKEKLERLSQRTEELKSGAENFASMASELAKTMERRKWWNI, from the exons AAGCAGCTGGGCTGTCATTGGAAGATCATCTTCCTATTGCAGGAGTTCTCCACCAACCTTGTTCTCCGGGAAATAG ATTGCTGATTGCATATCAGAATGGGGTGATGGTGCTATGGGATGCTTCTGAAGATTGCACTGTTCTTATTAGAGGCTATGAAGACCTCCTATTGAAGGATAAAACCGTGGTTCATTGTCCAAAAGACACAAGACAAGAGCAGTCTGATGATGTATCAGATGACAGAGAAATGGACAAAGAGATAAGCTCTCTTTGTTGGGCATCTAATAATGGGTCAGTTCTTGCAGTTGGCTATGTAGATGGTGATATAATGTTTTGGAACCTACAAAATACTGCCGCTGCCACAGATCAGAAagctgaaaaatcatttaacaaTGTTGTTAAGTTACAATTATCATCAGCTAGCAGAAGACTCCCAGTCATTGTTTTACATTGGGCTATGAATAGATCTGCTAATGATTGTGAAGGCCAACTTTTTGTCTATGGCGGTGATGAAGTTGGATCAGAAGAAGTTTTGACG ATTTTGAGCCTAGACTGGTCTTCTGGGATTGAAAGTATGCAATGCATTGGACGTGTAGACCTTACACTTGATGGATTTGCGGATATGGTTCTATTACCAAGTTCTGGTAGAACGGAGAATGGTACCATGTCTCTAGCTGTATTGACAAGTCCTGGAAAACTGCATATCTATGACAATAATTGCTTGTCTgccttaatttctcaaaaagagaaaaaggctTCTGCAGTTGCATTGCAGTATCATATGATCATACCCACTCTTGATCCATACATGACTGTGGCGAAGCTTGGATTGGTTTCTAGAGATGGGAAGTTCTCAAAGGCTCTGTCTGAG GCTGCCTCAGCTGCAAAAATTTATGCGGCACATACTCCAGATATGGGAGGTACAAAGTGGCCTCTAACTGGTGGTGTTCCCAGTCAGCTTCTTGACTCTGAAGATTGTTACATTGAGAGATTATACATAGCTGGTTACAAAGATGGATCTGTTCGAGTATGGGATGCCACATATCCTGTCCTGTCACTTATTTATCTTTTAGGATCTGAG GTGAATGGCATCAATATTGCTGGTACAAGTGCATCAATATCAGCATTGGATTTCTGCTCTAAAACTTTAAGTCTTGCCATTGGCAATGAATGTGGTCTG GTTCTCCTTTACAAGCTAATGCATAGTTCGGATGATACGATTTTGCACTTCGTGACAGAAACTGAAAATGAAG TTTATAACTTGCACCAAGGGGAAGGGCCTCACTGCTCAGCTGTATTTTCCCTCATCAATTCTCGTATATGCACCCTGCAATTTGCAAATTTTGGATCACGACTTGCCGTAGGATTTGAATGTGGCAGG GTTGCAATGCTTGATATCAGTACACAGTCAGTTTTGTTTGTTACAGAGTGTGTAACCAACTCAAGTGCCCCTGTCATTTCTCTTGCTGTGAAAACGTTTTCagatacaaatgtaataaacaGTCCAGAGGACTCTGAatccaaaacttcaaaaaatcttGGACAGGAGCTAGTGTTTGTAATGACCAGCAATGCGCACATCATTGTCATGGATAGTGAGACAGGCAATATGGTTAGCAGTTGGTCAATGAACCCAGAAAAGGATTCAGCTGCAATTTCTATGTACATGATAG ACGGGAGCAATTTCATCCCTGATGTGTCCAATAAAAAGCATTCATTGAACTTACATCCAAAAAGTGAAGATAAAGGTGAATCTGCACAAAGTAATTTGCAGTCTGGAAGTACACCACATGAAGTTCAACTTGAAACCTCGAGCGAAATTGCGTGTTTTGGGTTGCAATCAATGAGCTTATTCTTTTTACTTTGTTGTGAAGATGCATTGCTATTATACCCTTTGAAGTCTATGACCAAG GGTGACAGAGAGCCAATTGGGAAGGTGAGTCTTGTAAAGCCATGTTGTTGGACTACAACCTTTAAGAAAGATGAGAAAGAGTGTGGACTGGTTGTTCTCTATCAGAGTGGAGTCATTGAGATCAG GTCTTTGCCAACTCTTGAAGTATTGAGAGAAACAAGTTTAATGTCAATCCTAAGGTGGAACTTCAAGACTAACATGGAGAAGACAATGTTTTCTTCCCATAACGGGCAAATTATTCTG GTCAATGGGTGCGAACTTGCTGCAGTATCTATATTGGCCAATGAAAATGACTTCAG GATTCCGGAGTCCTTGCCTAGTCTTCATGATAAAGTCCTTCAAGCTGCTGTAGATGCTTCCATCATCACCTCTCCAAATCAGAAGAACAGACAG GATGTTGCCCCTGGATTGTTAGGTGGTGTGATTAAGACCTTTAAAGCGATTAGAGAGGCGCACAATGCAGATCTTACTGTGGCtcataagaataatttttcacatttaGAAAGCTTATTTTCAACTCCCCCTTTCTTAAAGCCTCCCGCAGCATTAGCAAATGACCAAGACATTGTGGAGCTCAACATTG ACAATATCCAAATTGATGAACCCATGGCAGTCTCTTCTTCCTTTCAGAAGAGCAATAATGATGGGAGAG TTAAGggcacggagagagagagattattcGAGGGTGCATCTACTGAGACAACTCCAAGACTGAGGACAGCAGAAGAAATTAAGGCAAAATACAGAAAGGCAGGG GATGCCTCTTCAGCAGCTGCACAAGCAAGGGACAAGCTTGTAGAGCGGAAAGAAAAGCTTGAG aggctcagtcagagaaCTGAAGAGCTGAAAAGTGGGGCTGAGAACTTTGCTTCAATGGCAAGTGAACTCGCAAAGACGATGGAACGTCGTAAATGGTGGAACATATGA
- the LOC109007160 gene encoding omega-3 fatty acid desaturase, chloroplastic-like isoform X1, which translates to MASWVLTECGLKPLPRIFPRLRHGLASNSSFPSEVRPLPIFKSYRLVSSLGVSSGFRGNSWALNVSAPLRVTSVGEGDENRERDSGVNGLEDEGEFDPGSPPPFRLADIRAAIPKHCWVKDPWRSMSYVVRDVVVVFGLAAVAAYFNHWAVWPLYWIAQGTMFWALFVLGHDCGHGSFSNNPNLNNVVGHLLHSSILVPYHGWRISHRTHHQNHGHVENDESWHPLSEKIYKNLDNVTRTLRFTFPFPMLAYPFYLWGRSPGKKGSHFHPNSDLFVPNERKDVITSTACWTAMAALLGYLSFAMGPLQMLKLYFIPYWIFVMWLDLVTYLHHHGHEEKLPWYRGKEWSYLRGGLTTLDRDYGIINNIHHDIGTHVIHHLFPQIPHYHLVEATEAAKPVLRKYRREPKKSGPLPFHLVGTLIRSMKQDHYVSETGDVVYYQTDPQLYGPEASKASK; encoded by the exons ATGGCGAGTTGGGTCTTAACAGAATGTGGCCTAAAGCCTCTCCCTAGAATCTTTCCTCGACTCCGACATGGACTGGCATCAAACAGTTCCTTTCCTTCCGAGGTGAGGCCTTTGCCAATCTTCAAAAGCTATCGTCTTGTTTCTTCTTTGGGAGTATCAAGTGGGTTTAGAGGAAACAGTTGGGCACTAAATGTGAGTGCTCCACTAAGGGTCACATCTGTGGGAGAGGGAGatgaaaatagagagagagatagtgGGGTTAATGGGCTTGAAGATGAAGGTGAATTCGACCCCGGTTCACCTCCTCCTTTTCGATTGGCTGATATCCGAGCGGCCATTCCAAAGCATTGTTGGGTTAAAGACCCTTGGAGATCTATGAGCTATGTTGTGAGGGATGTGGTGGTGGTCTTTGGGTTGGCGGCTGTTGCGGCTTACTTTAACCATTGGGCTGTCTGGCCTCTCTACTGGATTGCTCAGGGGACAATGTTCTGGGCTCTCTTTGTTCTTGGCCATGACTG TGGTCATGGGAGCTTCTCTAATAATCCTAATCTCAATAATGTTGTGggccatctccttcattcttcAATCCTTGTTCCCTACCATGGATG GAGAATTAGCCACCGGACTCATCATCAAAACCATGGACACGTTGAGAATGATGAATCGTGGCATCCC TTGTCCGAgaaaatttacaagaatttgGATAATGTCACCCGAACCTTGAGGTTCACCTTTCCTTTTCCAATGCTTGCTTATCCTTTCTATTTG TGGGGTCGAAGTCCTGGAAAGAAGGGCTCTCATTTTCACCCAAACAGCGACTTGTTTGtcccaaatgaaagaaaagatgtTATCACCTCAACTGCTTGTTGGACTGCAATGGCTGCTCTGCTTGGGTATTTATCCTTTGCTATGGGTCCTCTCCAAATGCTTAAACTCTATTTCATTCCCTACTGG ATATTTGTAATGTGGCTAGATCTAGTGACTTATTTGCATCACCATGGCCACGAGGAGAAACTTCCTTGGTATCGTGGAAAG GAATGGAGTTATCTGAGGGGAGGACTCACAACTCTTGATCGGGATTATGGAATAATCAATAACATCCACCATGATATTGGGACCCATGTCATACATCACCTATTCCCTCAAATCCCGCATTACCACTTAGTAGAAGCA ACTGAGGCGGCTAAGCCTGTGCTCAGGAAGTACCGCCGAGAACCGAAGAAGTCTGGTCCTCTCCCATTTCATTTAGTGGGAACCCTTATAAGGAGCATGAAACAAGATCACTATGTGAGCGAAACTGGAGATGTTGTATACTATCAAACAGACCCCCAACTATATGGACCCGAGGCATCAAAGGCATCAAAATGA
- the LOC109007160 gene encoding omega-3 fatty acid desaturase, chloroplastic-like isoform X2, whose protein sequence is MASWVLTECGLKPLPRIFPRLRHGLASNSSFPSEVRPLPIFKSYRLVSSLGVSSGFRGNSWALNVSAPLRVTSVGEGDENRERDSGVNGLEDEGEFDPGSPPPFRLADIRAAIPKHCWVKDPWRSMSYVVRDVVVVFGLAAVAAYFNHWAVWPLYWIAQGTMFWALFVLGHDCGHGSFSNNPNLNNVVGHLLHSSILVPYHGWRISHRTHHQNHGHVENDESWHPLSEKIYKNLDNVTRTLRFTFPFPMLAYPFYLWGRSPGKKGSHFHPNSDLFVPNERKDVITSTACWTAMAALLGYLSFAMGPLQMLKLYFIPYWIFVMWLDLVTYLHHHGHEEKLPWYRGKEWSYLRGGLTTLDRDYGIINNIHHDIGTHVIHHLFPQIPHYHLVEAEVPPRTEEVWSSPISFSGNPYKEHETRSLCERNWRCCILSNRPPTIWTRGIKGIKMNN, encoded by the exons ATGGCGAGTTGGGTCTTAACAGAATGTGGCCTAAAGCCTCTCCCTAGAATCTTTCCTCGACTCCGACATGGACTGGCATCAAACAGTTCCTTTCCTTCCGAGGTGAGGCCTTTGCCAATCTTCAAAAGCTATCGTCTTGTTTCTTCTTTGGGAGTATCAAGTGGGTTTAGAGGAAACAGTTGGGCACTAAATGTGAGTGCTCCACTAAGGGTCACATCTGTGGGAGAGGGAGatgaaaatagagagagagatagtgGGGTTAATGGGCTTGAAGATGAAGGTGAATTCGACCCCGGTTCACCTCCTCCTTTTCGATTGGCTGATATCCGAGCGGCCATTCCAAAGCATTGTTGGGTTAAAGACCCTTGGAGATCTATGAGCTATGTTGTGAGGGATGTGGTGGTGGTCTTTGGGTTGGCGGCTGTTGCGGCTTACTTTAACCATTGGGCTGTCTGGCCTCTCTACTGGATTGCTCAGGGGACAATGTTCTGGGCTCTCTTTGTTCTTGGCCATGACTG TGGTCATGGGAGCTTCTCTAATAATCCTAATCTCAATAATGTTGTGggccatctccttcattcttcAATCCTTGTTCCCTACCATGGATG GAGAATTAGCCACCGGACTCATCATCAAAACCATGGACACGTTGAGAATGATGAATCGTGGCATCCC TTGTCCGAgaaaatttacaagaatttgGATAATGTCACCCGAACCTTGAGGTTCACCTTTCCTTTTCCAATGCTTGCTTATCCTTTCTATTTG TGGGGTCGAAGTCCTGGAAAGAAGGGCTCTCATTTTCACCCAAACAGCGACTTGTTTGtcccaaatgaaagaaaagatgtTATCACCTCAACTGCTTGTTGGACTGCAATGGCTGCTCTGCTTGGGTATTTATCCTTTGCTATGGGTCCTCTCCAAATGCTTAAACTCTATTTCATTCCCTACTGG ATATTTGTAATGTGGCTAGATCTAGTGACTTATTTGCATCACCATGGCCACGAGGAGAAACTTCCTTGGTATCGTGGAAAG GAATGGAGTTATCTGAGGGGAGGACTCACAACTCTTGATCGGGATTATGGAATAATCAATAACATCCACCATGATATTGGGACCCATGTCATACATCACCTATTCCCTCAAATCCCGCATTACCACTTAGTAGAAGCA GAAGTACCGCCGAGAACCGAAGAAGTCTGGTCCTCTCCCATTTCATTTAGTGGGAACCCTTATAAGGAGCATGAAACAAGATCACTATGTGAGCGAAACTGGAGATGTTGTATACTATCAAACAGACCCCCAACTATATGGACCCGAGGCATCAAAGGCATCAAAATGAACAACTGA